One Rissa tridactyla isolate bRisTri1 chromosome 4, bRisTri1.patW.cur.20221130, whole genome shotgun sequence DNA window includes the following coding sequences:
- the LRRC10B gene encoding leucine-rich repeat-containing protein 10B: protein MGSGGSTGPRLATAEGPGGVEQRLEVRGGRVPAALWAQRGLRKLYLSGAGLREVPAELGALRHLRTLALDGNELMEVPEALCRLPRLAYLYLGRNGLQALPPAFARLQSLRCLWLEGNFLARFPRALLGLPDLRSLQLGDNRLARLPAGLPRMAGLRGLWLYGNRFEEFPPVLLHMAHLRVLDLDRNRIARFPDLACLAALRLLSYDHNPVRQPPRVGDAVRLVGDGAQEFMEARQERLQSLQQQQQEEEEEEEGTEAPLAAPGDGSRLLEDGEDSLAALPGSPGET, encoded by the coding sequence atgGGGAGCGGCGGCTCGACCGGGCCGCGCTTGGCGACGGCCGAGGGCCCGGGGGGAGTCGAGCAGCGGCTGGAGGTGCGGGGCGGGCGGGTCCCGGCGGCCCTGTGGGCTCAGCGGGGGCTGAGGAAACTCTACCTGagcggcgcggggctgcgggaggtGCCGGCCGAGCTGGGGGCCTTGCGGCACCTCCGCACTTTGGCCCTGGACGGCAACGAGCTGATGGAGGTGCCCGAGGCCTTGTGCCGCCTGCCCCGCCTGGCCTACCTCTACCTGGGCCGCAACGGGCTGCAGGCCCTGCCGCCCGCCTTCGCCCGCCTGCAGAGCCTGCGCTGCCTGTGGCTGGAGGGCAACTTCCTCGCCCGCTTCCCCCGCGCCCTCCTGGGCCTGCCCGACCTCCGCAGCCTCCAGCTGGGCGACAACCGCCTGGCCCGCCTGCCCGCCGGGCTGCCCCGCATGGCCGGCCTGCGGGGGCTTTGGCTCTACGGCAACCGCTTCGAGGAGTTTCCCCCCGTCCTGCTGCACATGGCCCACCTCCGCGTCCTCGACCTGGACCGCAACCGCATCGCCCGCTTCCCCGACCTGGCCTGCCTGGCCGCCCTGCGCCTCCTCTCCTACGACCACAACCCCGTCCGGCAGCCGCCCCGCGTCGGGGACGCCGTCCGGCTGGTGGGCGATGGGGCGCAGGAGTTCATGGAGGCGCGGCAGGAACGCCTGcagagcctccagcagcagcagcaagaggaggaggaagaggaggaaggcaccGAGGCCCCACTGGCAGCCCCTGGGGACGGTTCCCGGCTGCTGGAGGATGGGGAAGACAGCTTGGCAGCCCTGCCGGGCTCCCCAGGGGAAACATGA